The Toxotes jaculatrix isolate fToxJac2 chromosome 14, fToxJac2.pri, whole genome shotgun sequence genome window below encodes:
- the LOC121193526 gene encoding uncharacterized protein LOC121193526 codes for MKDNSLPRIFVIILCAVVFVAVLVANALAGAGKGPFHSSTGNVSARYETDITPAGWTFSIWGVIYTWLTLMVIYITSYVFRGSWAQSLLPYAFYFCWLSNMVLNVTWLVLWDREFMLAALVVLILISITNYSALFFCCFATDYYGLWLQTYHRKDLACLRILVQNGLAVYTTWTSIASLINFSLVLHLWGVDRSTAATASLCILFAEVVGWFILENWVLDRWVRNILTVYPVVIVALVGNIMRHFNPADPTPNSVFMVVLLVLACVLLVSRVFTVIWRNTWRPLHSPGSARLMISPLDGSKFMLFS; via the exons ATGAAGGACAACAGTTTGCCCCGAATATTCGTTATTATCTTGTGTGCTGTGGTTTTTGTTGCAGTGCTGGTTGCTAACGCGTTGGCCGGAGCTGGAAAGG GACCTTTCCATTCCTCTACCGGTAATGTGTCAGCCCGCTATGAGACAGACATCACTCCAGCTGGCTGGACCTTCTCTATCTGGGGTGTTATCTATACCTGGCTCACCCTGATGGTCATATACATCACCTCATATGTGTTCAGAGG ATCCTGGGCTCAGAGTCTGCTGCCGTATGCCTTCTATTTTTGCTGGCTGTCCAACATGGTGCTGAACGTGACGTGGCTGGTACTGTGGGACAGAGA GTTTATGCTGGCAGCTCTGGTTGTTTTAATCCTGATTTCCATTACCAACTACAGCGCCttgttcttctgctgctttgccACAGATTACTATGGACTCTGGTTGCAGACATACCATCGCAAGGACCTGGCCTGTCTCAGAATACTG GTCCAGAATGGTTTGGCTGTCTACACCACGTGGACATCCATCGCCTCTCTCATCAACTTCTCATTGGTTCTCCACCTGTGGGGTGTGGACAGGAGCACAGCAGCAACCGCCTCTCTGTGCATCCTGTTTGCAGAGGTGGTGGGATG gttcaTCCTTGAGAACTGGGTACTGGACCGCTGGGTGCGTAACATCCTGACAGTCTACCCTGTGGTGATCGTGGCGCTGGTCGGAAACATAATGAGACATTTTAACCCAGCTGATCCCACTCCGAATTCTGTGTTCATGG TTGTGTTGCTGGTGCTAGCGTGCGTCCTGCTGGTTTCCCGAGTCTTTACGGTCATCTGGAGGAACACGTGGCGGCCTCTCCACTCCCCGGGCTCAGCTCGGCTGATGATATCGCCTCTGGACGGCAGCAAATTTATGCTCTTTTCTTAA
- the c14h5orf22 gene encoding UPF0489 protein C5orf22 homolog: protein MSRVPPKRLYKELPVWIVEDHHDVVCHIYRAIASRHLPPQNVKMVHLDSHPDLLIPVNMSADTVFDKEKLFSELSIENWIMPMVYAGHVSCVAWLHPYWAQQIREGEHRMAVGRDPSTTTIRVSSTDNYFLSDGLYVCEEQLENSKPLRLNVVRVNPIKPGHLSVTEKKTEEDTERWSAKRRRTESRVDGEAGCSEPLSTATEALQPAEGSNFKDKQWSNGTSLGGDDGDEDEGSTNYVVKSISAFLTETDPYILDIDLDFFSCKNPFKELYTEEEYAILKELYSFRGPSLDADEEELEECVDHRIRQLEDLEAAFADLLEDDEEETVSRWARNPGMASLAQLVSSLKSRNPCPDYEMVHQAGLTCDTVELPHHISTDEEIDRLISAVQLFLTPLPKPTLVTMSRSSLDEYCPLEQVDSVQSRVLAVLETLYGPLDLHKDYESSSTETVDCQPQAS, encoded by the exons ATGAGTCGTGTTCCCCCGAAGAGGCTCTACAAGGAGCTGCCGGTGTGGATAGTGGAGGACCACCACGAC GTGGTGTGTCACATCTACCGTGCCATCGCATCAAGGCATCTCCCACCGCAGAACGTAAAGATGGTTCATTTGGATTCCCATCCTGACCTGCTTATCCCTGTCAACATGTCTGCAGACACAGTCTTTGATAAGGAGAAGCTGTTCAG tgagttGAGTATAGAGAACTGGATAATGCCCATGGTGTACGCTGGACATGTGTCCTGTGTGGCGTGGCTGCATCCATACTGGGCCCAGCagatcagagagggagagcacagGATGGCTGTGGGTAGAGAcccatccaccaccaccatcag GGTGAGCAGTACAGACAACTACTTCCTCAGCGATGGTCTTTATGTTTgtgaggagcagctggagaacTCTAAACCTCTCAGACTGAACGTGGTCAGAGTCAATCCTATCAAACCGGGTCATTTATCAGTCACAG aaaagaaaacagaggaggacacagagaggtGGTCGGCCAAGAGGCGTCGGACAGAGAGTCGTGTGGATGGGGAGGCCGGCTGCTCTGAGCCCCTCTCCACAGCCACCGAGGCTCTgcaaccagcagagggcagcaatTTCAAGGACAAACAGTGGAGCAACGGGACAAGCTTGGGAGgggatgatggtgatgaagatgaagggtCAACCAATTATGTCGTTAAGAGCATATCTGCATTTCTGACTGAGACTGATCCATACATCTTGGACATTGACCTGGATTTCTTCTCATGTAAGAATCCCTTCAAGGAATTATACACAGAG GAGGAGTATGCCATCCTGAAGGAGCTCTACAGCTTCAGAGGACCCAGCCTTGATGCTGATGAG GAGGAGCTTGAAGAGTGTGTGGATCATCGTATACGTCAGTTAGAGGATCTGGAAGCAGCATTTGCTGATCTTctggaggatgatgaagaggagacgGTTTCACGCTGGGCCAGAAACCCTGG tatgGCTTCACTGGCCCAGCTGGTTTCCAGTTTGAAGTCCAGAAACCCATGCCCCGACTATGAGATG GTGCATCAGGCAGGGTTAACCTGCGACACCGTTGAGCTGCCTCACCACATCAGCACTGACGAGGAGATTGACAGACTCATCTCAGCTGTACAGCTGTTTCTGACGCCTCTGCCCAAACCTACACTGGTTACTATGTCCAG gtccaGTCTAGATGAATACTGCCCATTAGAGCAGGTGGACTCAGTCCAGAGCAGAGTATTGGCTGTACTGGAGACCCTGTATGGACCGCTGGACTTACACAAAGACtatgaaagcagcagcacagagactgtGGACTGCCAACCACAGGCCtcttaa